The Arachis duranensis cultivar V14167 chromosome 9, aradu.V14167.gnm2.J7QH, whole genome shotgun sequence genomic sequence AAGACACCACTCTGGCCAGAATACCTGGCGTGCCACTCCCAGAGGTGGCATGCCATGCCCAGCaatggcgtgccacacccagcagtggcgtgccacgcccagtagTGGCGTGTCACGCCCATTGTAAATCACCACCAACTTCTTTCTGGTTTACaagcctggcgtgccatgcccattaTTGGCGTGCCACGCACATAGTAAAGCTTGAGGTTCTTCTCTGGAAAGTGTatttggcatgccacgcctagcattggcgtgccacgcccatagtgAAGCTTAGCCATCTATCTTCTGGAAAAGAtaactggcgtgccatgcctggcCTTGGCCTGCCACGCCCATTGTAGTTCTTCAAGGATTCTCTTTTGGAAAGTAtaactggtgtgccacgcctgaCCTTGGTGCGCCACGTCCATTAAAATTCTTCATCGGTTCTCTGGCAAGTAtaactggcatgccacgcccagtACACACACCCatctctttttcttgctttcttcctcttttgttGCTCTTTTCACCTGAAATCCAAGCAAgactcatttcaaagcaatgtccCCTAAATTCATTATATAGTTCTTGTAAATGAATCAAATAAATGAGAATTCACCAATTATATGGTCCTTTTAGATGAGAAAAAAAgttagatgatgcaagtcatcacgttaagaagtggaaaagtggtgAAGGAGGCACCCTCAAGCCACAAATTACAGAAAGAAGAGGCTACCAAGAACTCATAAATCAAAGAGgaagaaaagacacaaacttCAACTCCACCAAAGGAAGTTTTGAAGCCCTATGTACCAAAAGTACCCTACCCACAAAGGCTAATAAAAGATGGGAAAGACAGccagttttctaggtttttggAGATCTTCAAGAGGCTTCAAATTAACATACCTTTTGCTGAAGCActagagcaaatgccactctatgtcaagtttctaaaagacctcatgaccaagaaaagaaactagggagaaaagtaaattatagTGCTCATagaggaatgtagtgctatTATACAAAAGAAGCTTCTCCAAAAGATGAAGGATCCTGGGAGTTTCCAAATCCCATACATCATAGCAAATATTAGTATTGAGAAAGCATTGTGTGACTTGGGAGCTAGCATCAACCTCATGTCCTTAGCTAGGATGAAGAGAATGAGAATTGAAGAAGCCAAGCCAATAAGAATGGCACTTCAACTAGCAGATAGAACATTCAAATTCTCCCATGGAGTTGCGGAGGACTTGTTGGTTAAGGTGGGAGAGTTCATCTTCCCAGCAGATTTTGTAGTGCTTAACATGGAAGAAGAGGCCAATGCATCAATCATACTAGGGAGGCCATTTTTGGCAACAGCTGGAGCTATAGTTGATGTACAAAAGGGAGAATATGTCCTAAGGCTGCATGAAGAAAAGatggtatttaatgtttttactGCCATGAGTTACCCAAAGGAGTCAATTGGAGAGTGCATGATGGTAGATACAATGGAGGCACTAGTCCAAGGAGTCTTGGAAGAAGACAAACTTGAAGATGCAATGGAGCAAAAGCAACAAGCATCATATGGTGAATcaccatgatgagcggataatttatatgctttttggcatagtttttaggtagtttttagtatgatttagttagtttttagtatataattattagtttttatgctaaaatcacatttctggactttactatgagtttgtgtgtttttctatgatttcaggtattttctggctgaaattgagggacctaagcaaaaatctgattcagaggctgaaaaaggactgaagatgctgttggattctgacctctctgcactaggagtggattttctggagctacagaagcccaattggtgcgctctcaagtgtgttggaaagtagacatgggctttccagaaatgtataatattcCATAATTTGCCCGAGATTCGATGGCTCaaattggcgtcaaaacgccggtcagagacccttttctggcgttaaatgccagaactggcataaaagcaggagttaaacgcccaaattggcaccagagctggcgtttaactccaagaaaagcctatgcacgtaaaagcttcaatgctcagcccaagaacacactaagtgggccccgaaagtggatttctgcatcatttacttatttctgtaaaccctaggttactagttcactataaataagaccttttactattgtatttttatcttttgatcatattttgatcatctttgatcttgggatcaggtctttgaacccttttcgattgtttcatgttat encodes the following:
- the LOC107465726 gene encoding uncharacterized protein LOC107465726, whose translation is MKDPGSFQIPYIIANISIEKALCDLGASINLMSLARMKRMRIEEAKPIRMALQLADRTFKFSHGVAEDLLVKVGEFIFPADFVVLNMEEEANASIILGRPFLATAGAIVDVQKGEYVLRLHEEKMVFNVFTAMSYPKESIGECMMVDTMEALVQGVLEEDKLEDAMEQKQQASYGESP